A window of Pseudomonas guangdongensis contains these coding sequences:
- a CDS encoding cold-shock protein has product MSNRQTGTVKWFNDEKGFGFITPQSGPDVFVHFRAIKSDGFKSLKEGQAVSFLVVQGQKGLQADEVQVI; this is encoded by the coding sequence ATGTCTAATCGTCAGACCGGCACCGTCAAGTGGTTCAATGATGAAAAAGGCTTCGGCTTCATCACCCCGCAGAGCGGCCCGGACGTCTTCGTTCACTTCCGCGCTATCAAATCTGACGGCTTCAAGAGCCTGAAGGAAGGCCAAGCGGTCTCCTTCCTGGTCGTGCAAGGTCAGAAAGGCCTGCAGGCCGACGAGGTGCAGGTGATCTGA
- a CDS encoding CvfB family protein: MALIGQFNTLQVVKHTDFGLYLDGGADGEILLPRRYVPKDEPCEVGDWLNVFVYLDSEDRIIATTQKPRVQVGGFASLKVVAINHVGLFLDWGLPKDLFLPHSEEKRPLQVGDYCVVHVYLDPRTRRITATARLDRYLDKTPPAYRPGQAVDLLVVERTDLGFKAIVEGRHWGLIHKNELFKFLRAGLRETGYIKEVRADGKISLSLQPVGRAAGDQLSEQILSRLREAGGRLALNDKSAPEEIVRLFGVSKGNFKKAIGGLYKQGLIVIHDDGIELR; this comes from the coding sequence ATGGCACTGATCGGGCAGTTCAACACTCTGCAGGTGGTCAAACACACGGATTTCGGCCTCTATCTGGATGGCGGTGCCGACGGCGAAATTCTGCTGCCTCGGCGCTATGTGCCCAAGGACGAACCGTGCGAGGTGGGCGACTGGCTCAACGTGTTCGTCTACCTGGACAGCGAGGATCGCATCATCGCCACCACCCAGAAGCCCAGGGTGCAGGTCGGCGGTTTCGCCAGCCTCAAAGTGGTGGCGATCAACCATGTCGGTTTGTTTCTCGACTGGGGACTGCCCAAGGACCTGTTCCTGCCGCATTCCGAGGAAAAGCGGCCGCTGCAGGTCGGCGACTACTGCGTGGTGCATGTCTATCTCGATCCGCGCACCCGGCGCATCACCGCCACCGCGCGTCTCGACCGCTATCTCGACAAGACGCCGCCCGCCTACCGGCCGGGCCAGGCGGTCGACCTGCTGGTGGTCGAGCGCACCGACCTGGGCTTCAAGGCCATCGTCGAGGGCCGCCACTGGGGGTTGATCCACAAGAACGAGCTGTTCAAGTTCCTCCGGGCGGGCCTGCGCGAGACCGGCTACATCAAGGAAGTGCGCGCCGACGGCAAGATCAGCCTGAGCCTGCAGCCGGTCGGTCGGGCGGCGGGCGACCAGTTGAGCGAGCAGATTCTTTCCCGGCTGCGCGAGGCCGGCGGGCGTCTGGCGCTGAACGACAAGAGTGCGCCGGAAGAGATCGTTCGCCTGTTCGGGGTGAGCAAGGGCAACTTCAAGAAGGCCATCGGCGGCCTGTACAAGCAGGGGCTGATCGTCATCCACGACGACGGCATCGAGCTGCGCTGA